In the genome of Sebastes umbrosus isolate fSebUmb1 chromosome 14, fSebUmb1.pri, whole genome shotgun sequence, one region contains:
- the atf4b gene encoding activating transcription factor 4b isoform X1 translates to MTMMMTNSQFGLEDMEALLWGPSSPMADAISFLTSRPDQEEQQEGGGPSSLGDTSPVSPLTSSSLSSSSSPPPFYSPPPSPPDVLLQGDKAGMESDMLSLPWLGHPSQLRPTVSDDSKEDMFCDLDWMAERVDLNEFDLDSLIGSCSPSEEPPSCPADLLASLDCPMELDSLPMPTLSTPVLSSLPSASLPSIPPPTPPTVCSDPSVITVDEAESYIDEQDVPCLPLCVPEPQHELEIKSEPASPDPPSPPMVDSPSSPAYTLDLGSEVDVSESEVSEVDVSEREVKPVVVSVVPQVPRIVLTLSPTRIVLVLAPKDEIGITTTTVTTTSAVVHSSPPASTPTKSFRSRPYPEPAYKASPPSPSATSFKVKSQRGADGDERATSKPPKAKKLKKMEQNKTAATRYRQKKKTEQECLLEEHTLLERKNMELTEKAESMAREIEYLKELMDEVRHARTKKDLSADP, encoded by the exons ATGACCATGATGATGACAAACTCACAGTTTGGCCTGGAAGACATGGAGGCCCTTCTCTGGGGTCCTTCCTCTCCCATGGCTGACGCCATCAGCTTCTTAACTTCACGTCCTGACCAAGAAGAACAACAGGAAGGAGGAGGACCCTCGTCGTTGGGCGACACTTCACCCGTGTCGCCTCTCACCTCCTCGTCgctgtcctcttcctcctctcctcctcccttttactctcctcctccctcgccGCCGGACGTCCTCCTCCAGGGGGACAAAGCTGGGATGGAGTCCGACATGCTCTCCCTCCCCTGGTTGGGCCATCCTAGTCAGCTGAGACCGACCGTCTCAGATGACAGCAAAG AGGATATGTTCTGTGACCTGGACTGGATGGCTGAGAGGGTGGATCTGAACGAGTTTGACCTGGACTCTCTGATTGGCTCCTGCAGTCCTAGTGAAGAGCCCCCCAGCTGTCCAGCGGACCTCCTAGCCTCCCTGGATTGCCCCATGGAGCTCGACTCCCTCCCAATGCCCACTCTCTCAACCCCCGTGCTCTCCAGTCTTCCCTCTGCTTCTCTTCCAAGCATACCTCCACCGACCCCTCCCACTGTCTGCTCAGATCCGTCAGTCATTACAGTGGATGAGGCTGAGTCTTACATAGACGAACAGGATGTCCCTTGCCTCCCCCTGTGCGTCCCAGAGCCACAACACGAGCTGGAAATCAAATCCGAGCCCGCTTCTCCAGACCCGCCTTCCCCTCCCATGGTcgactctccctcctccccagcCTACACCCTGGACCTGGGCAGTGAAGTAGACGTCTCAGAGAGCGAGGTGAGTGAAGTAGACGTCTCAGAGAGGGAGGTGAAGCCAGTGGTCGTTTCTGTCGTCCCTCAGGTCCCGAGGATCGTGCTCACCCTTTCGCCGACCCGCATCGTCCTCGTGCTGGCTCCCAAAGATGAAATCGGGATCACCACCACCACTGTAACCACCACATCAGCGGTCGTTCATTCCTCCCCTCCTGCCTCCACTCCAACAAAGTCCTTCAGAAGCAGACCGTACCCCGAGCCCGCATATAAAGCCAGTCCACCGTCTCCCAGCGCCACCAGCTTCAAAGTCAAGTCCCAGCGGGGTGCAGATGGAGACGAACGGGCGACTTCGAAGCCACCAAAGGCGAAGAAGCTGAAGAAGATGGAGCAGAATAAGACGGCGGCCACACGTTACaggcagaagaagaaaaccGAGCAGGAATGCCTTCTTGAAGAGCACACACTGCTGGAGAGGAAGAACATGGAGCTGACGGAGAAGGCTGAATCCATGGCCAGGGAGATCGAGTACCTGAAAGAGCTGATGGACGAAGTCCGCCATGCCAGGACCAAAAAAGATCTCAGTGCTGACCCCTAG
- the si:dkey-110g7.8 gene encoding GTPase IMAP family member 8: protein MAAVSSASDTGDPRGRHPPERRLLILGGPRSGKTSTANSVLGDEVFDVGTETTHSNVGQTEIYGRRVTVVDTPPWAIPSDPDDSAEADDNDNAGAESDNPSRAPASLDSEGPCMGAILCPPGPHAILLVVSVTQPFGDTEKRAADEQLGALGGGTWRYSMVVFTGVDKLPKGVFIEEHIANTGEALQWLVERCGSRYHAFDNTRKDTEDNTQVPELMEKVEEMITDNQGWYFEVNELILLEEEQARRALEEERMRMEEHARQRDQMIGGPPRELRLLLLGWKGVGKSSVGNSILGRRYFESGQETELCLRRQALVSGRRITIVDTPGWDWFSVRRTPKRIRQESQRGAALLRPGPHTLLLVLPVVSSLTARKRRTLLAHIETLFGDSACLHTMVLFSCGDWLGRTPIEEHILRGGRELQRLLEYCGNYYHVLDSKIPGKDRSVSVLLDKMEEMIRENGDKAFLPIQTEWLSEESSYSSDNTEPEDDCRGCQLQ, encoded by the exons ATGGCTGCTGTGTCCTCTGCCTCTGACACTG GGGACCCCAGGGGCCGCCACCCCCCTGAGCGCAGACTGCTGATCCTGGGAGGGCCACGGTCTGGTAAGACCTCCACCGCCAACAGCGTCCTGGGGGACGAGGTCTTCGACGTCGGGACGGAGACCACTCACAGCAACGTCGGCCAGACGGAGATCTACGGCCGACGGgtcaccgtggtggacaccccGCCGTGGGCCATCCCCAGCGACCCGGACGACAGCGCAGAAGCCGACGACAACGACAACGCCGGCGCAGAGTCGGACAACCCGTCGCGGGCCCCAGCGAGCCTGGACAGCGAGGGGCCGTGCATGGGGGCCATTCTCTGCCCTCCCGGGCCCCACGCCATCCTGCTGGTGGTGTCGGTCACCCAGCCCTTCGGTGACACGGAAAAGAGGGCCGCAGATGAGCAGCTGGGGGCCCTGGGTGGAGGGACCTGGAGGTACTCCATGGTGGTCTTTACTGGGGTGGACAAGCTGCCAAAAGGGGTTTTCATTGAGGAGCACATAGCGAACACTGGAGAGGCCCTGCAGTGGCTGGTGGAGAGATGTGGAAGCAG GTACCACGCCTTCGATAACACTCGGAAAGACACAGAAGACAACACACAGGTACCCGAGCTGATGGAGAAGGTGGAGGAAATGATCACTGACAACCAAG GCTGGTACTTTGAGGTGAATGAGTTGATTTtactggaggaggagcaggcCAGGAGAGCtctagaggaggagaggatgaggatggaGGAGCACGCCAGGCAGAGGGACCAGATGATCGGAGGGCCTCCCAGAG AGTTGAGGCTGCTCTTGTTGGGCTGGAAGGGTGTTGGAAAGAGCTCGGTGGGGAACTCCATCCTGGGCCGTCGGTACTTTGAGTCGGGCCAGGAAACGGAGCTGTGCCTTAGGAGGCAGGCGCTCGTATCCGGCCGGCGGATCACAATCGTCGACACCCCCGGCTGGGACTGGTTCTCGGTGAGGCGTACCCCGAAGCGCATCCGGCAAGAGTCCCAACGCGGAGCCGCCCTCCTGCGACCCGGACCCCACACCCTGCTGCTGGTCCTCCCCGTCGTCTCGTCCCTCACCGCCAGGAAGAGGCGGACGCTCCTGGCTCACATAGAGACTCTGTTCGGCGACAGCGCGTGCCTCCACACCATGGTGCTGTTCAGCTGTGGTGACTGGCTGGGCCGCACGCCCATCGAGGAGCACATTCTCAGAGGCGGGAGGGAGCTGCAGAGACTACTGGAATACTGCGGGAACTATTACCACGTCCTGGACAGTAAGATTCCTGGCAAGGACAGGAGTGTGTCAGTCCTGCTGGATAAGATGGAGGAGATGATCAGAGAGAACGGGGACAAGGCCTTCCTCCCAATACAGACCGAGTGGT TGAGCGAGGAGAGCTCCTACTCTTCTGACAACACCGAGCCTGAGGACGACTGTCGAGGATGCCAGCTACAGTGA
- the atf4b gene encoding activating transcription factor 4b isoform X2, with translation MTMMMTNSQFGLEDMEALLWGPSSPMADAISFLTSRPDQEEQQEGGGPSSLGDTSPVSPLTSSSLSSSSSPPPFYSPPPSPPDVLLQGDKAGMESDMLSLPWLGHPSQLRPTVSDDSKEDMFCDLDWMAERVDLNEFDLDSLIGSCSPSEEPPSCPADLLASLDCPMELDSLPMPTLSTPVLSSLPSASLPSIPPPTPPTVCSDPSVITVDEAESYIDEQDVPCLPLCVPEPQHELEIKSEPASPDPPSPPMVDSPSSPAYTLDLGSEVDVSESEVKPVVVSVVPQVPRIVLTLSPTRIVLVLAPKDEIGITTTTVTTTSAVVHSSPPASTPTKSFRSRPYPEPAYKASPPSPSATSFKVKSQRGADGDERATSKPPKAKKLKKMEQNKTAATRYRQKKKTEQECLLEEHTLLERKNMELTEKAESMAREIEYLKELMDEVRHARTKKDLSADP, from the exons ATGACCATGATGATGACAAACTCACAGTTTGGCCTGGAAGACATGGAGGCCCTTCTCTGGGGTCCTTCCTCTCCCATGGCTGACGCCATCAGCTTCTTAACTTCACGTCCTGACCAAGAAGAACAACAGGAAGGAGGAGGACCCTCGTCGTTGGGCGACACTTCACCCGTGTCGCCTCTCACCTCCTCGTCgctgtcctcttcctcctctcctcctcccttttactctcctcctccctcgccGCCGGACGTCCTCCTCCAGGGGGACAAAGCTGGGATGGAGTCCGACATGCTCTCCCTCCCCTGGTTGGGCCATCCTAGTCAGCTGAGACCGACCGTCTCAGATGACAGCAAAG AGGATATGTTCTGTGACCTGGACTGGATGGCTGAGAGGGTGGATCTGAACGAGTTTGACCTGGACTCTCTGATTGGCTCCTGCAGTCCTAGTGAAGAGCCCCCCAGCTGTCCAGCGGACCTCCTAGCCTCCCTGGATTGCCCCATGGAGCTCGACTCCCTCCCAATGCCCACTCTCTCAACCCCCGTGCTCTCCAGTCTTCCCTCTGCTTCTCTTCCAAGCATACCTCCACCGACCCCTCCCACTGTCTGCTCAGATCCGTCAGTCATTACAGTGGATGAGGCTGAGTCTTACATAGACGAACAGGATGTCCCTTGCCTCCCCCTGTGCGTCCCAGAGCCACAACACGAGCTGGAAATCAAATCCGAGCCCGCTTCTCCAGACCCGCCTTCCCCTCCCATGGTcgactctccctcctccccagcCTACACCCTGGACCTGGGCAGTGAAGTAGACGTCTCAGAGAGCGAG GTGAAGCCAGTGGTCGTTTCTGTCGTCCCTCAGGTCCCGAGGATCGTGCTCACCCTTTCGCCGACCCGCATCGTCCTCGTGCTGGCTCCCAAAGATGAAATCGGGATCACCACCACCACTGTAACCACCACATCAGCGGTCGTTCATTCCTCCCCTCCTGCCTCCACTCCAACAAAGTCCTTCAGAAGCAGACCGTACCCCGAGCCCGCATATAAAGCCAGTCCACCGTCTCCCAGCGCCACCAGCTTCAAAGTCAAGTCCCAGCGGGGTGCAGATGGAGACGAACGGGCGACTTCGAAGCCACCAAAGGCGAAGAAGCTGAAGAAGATGGAGCAGAATAAGACGGCGGCCACACGTTACaggcagaagaagaaaaccGAGCAGGAATGCCTTCTTGAAGAGCACACACTGCTGGAGAGGAAGAACATGGAGCTGACGGAGAAGGCTGAATCCATGGCCAGGGAGATCGAGTACCTGAAAGAGCTGATGGACGAAGTCCGCCATGCCAGGACCAAAAAAGATCTCAGTGCTGACCCCTAG